The Bombus fervidus isolate BK054 chromosome 3, iyBomFerv1, whole genome shotgun sequence genome includes a window with the following:
- the LOC139998382 gene encoding LOW QUALITY PROTEIN: calcium release-activated calcium channel protein 1 (The sequence of the model RefSeq protein was modified relative to this genomic sequence to represent the inferred CDS: deleted 1 base in 1 codon) — protein sequence METRRRAEYGSSFIRATQESSLMSIWSTSTGRNSVFGAEDGAVLPSSHLPIHVHVARTHLRNADGHCFHKRFHNCQHPLVFVLHRTFGKLSRWHRRCHLLSSKMSQSGDGLHTPGYLSWRKLQLSRAKLKASSKTSALLSGFAMVAMVEVQLNSDTKVPSEMLIAFAVCTTLLVAVHMLALMISTCILPNIEAVCNLHSISLVHESPHERLHWYIEVAWAFSTLLGLLLFLLEIAILCWVKFYDFSQVAAWSACIVLIPVLIIFLIFAVHFYRSLVAHKYEVTVSGIRELELLKEQIESTDVEGRNGVNLLQTAGVTHVV from the exons ATGGAAACCCGTCGACGAGCTGAGTACGGTTCTT cGTTTATCAGAGCTACGCAAGAATCAAGCCTGATGTCCATATGGTCGACAAGCACTGGACGCAATTCAGTGTTTGGCGCGGAGGACGGAGCAGTACTCCCCTCCTCGCACTTACCGATCCACGTACACGTGGCACGCACACATCTGCGCAACGCTGACGGTCACTGCTTCCATAAGCGGTTTCACAACTGTCAG CACCCGTTGGTT TTTGTCCTACACAGGACTTTTGGCAAGCTCTCCCGTTGGCACCGACGTTGCCATCTACTTTCG TCAAAGATGTCGCAGTCGGGAGATGGCCTTCACACGCCGGGTTATCTCTCTTGGAGAAAACTGCAGCTCAGTCGAGCGAAACTTAAAGCGTCGAGCAAGACGTCTGCTCTACTTTCCGGCTTTGCCATG GTAGCTATGGTGGAAGTACAATTGAATTCCGATACGAAAGTACCTTCAGAGATGTTAATCGCCTTCGCCGTGTGTACTACGTTGTTGGTTGCGGTTCACATGTTAGCTTTAATGATATCAACGTGTATTTTGCCGAACATCGAAGCTGTGTGCAATCTGCATAGCATAAGCTTAGTACACGAATCTCCACACGAACGTCTACACTGGTACATCGAAGTGGCATGGGCGTTTTCTACTCTTCTAGgacttttactatttttattggaaattgCTATACTTTGTTGGGTGAAGTTCTATGACTTTTCACAAGTGGCCGCCTGGTCTGCTTGTATCGTGTTAATACCAGTACTAATAATCTTCCTCATATTTGCTGTACATTTTTATCGGAGCTTAGTGGCCCACAAATACGAAGTTACTGTGTCCGGTATAAGAGAACTGGAGTTACTTAAAGAACAAATAGAGTCAACCGATGTTGAAGGTAGAAATGGTGTGAATTTACTACAGACAGCTGGCGTGACGCACGTAGTCTGA
- the LOC139998384 gene encoding uncharacterized protein isoform X2: MEERRKRRHRDGWMYNGSWLNNKKHGCGILSKISKEDHTIHRYYIGQWVAGKKQGFGHNWFEDGSYYEGDFCRNKRHGYGRMWHCNGDYYEGAWKDDFYHGMGLLVKENGNKYEGQFIKGKKEGYGTFYHIITGQEQRGFWTNDWFINGTMTDADFRQSAIRPTSYPIPELKVITDINNSQDTSETVYDNKEAESFFTEPFCKRASKRIIPNICVSINTCPCLNSVL, translated from the exons ATGGAAGAACGACGTAAGAGAAGGCATAG aGATGGATGGATGTACAATGGTAGTTGGCTCAACAATAAAAAACATGGTTGCGGTATTTTGagcaaaatttcaaaagaagaCCATACTATTCATCGATATTATATTGGCCAATGGGTGGCTGGAAAAAAGCAAGGATTCGGGCATAACTGGTTCGAAGATGGTTCTTACTATGAAGGTGACTTCTGTCGAAATAAACGACATGGTTATGGCCGTATGTGGCATTGTAATGGAGATTATTACGAGGGCGCTTGGAAGGATGATTTTTACCATGGCATGGGATTACTCGTTAAAG AAAATGGCAACAAATATGAGGGTCAGTTTATTAAGGGCAAGAAAGAAGGTTACGGCACATTTTATCACATAATTACCGGTCAAGAGCAGCGTGGTTTCTGGACAAACGATTGGTTCATAAACGGAACCATGACAGATGCAGATTTTCGACAATCTGCAATTCGTCCAACATCATATCCTATTCCGGAA CTGAAAGTGATAACGGATATTAACAATTCTCAAGATACTTCGGAAACTGTATATGATAACAAAGAGGCGGAATCCTTTTTCACTGAACCTTTTTGTAAGAGAGCATCGAAGCGTATAATTCCGAATATATGCGTGTCCATAAACACGTGCCCTTGTTTAAATTCCGTTTTATGA
- the LOC139998384 gene encoding MORN repeat-containing protein 3 isoform X1, with protein MKSLINVTMPFLGPIKTSYIKQRIGSSKRNGLRYAIFSPQSKGLFKSHYIGEWKNDVREGIGKEVDRDGWMYNGSWLNNKKHGCGILSKISKEDHTIHRYYIGQWVAGKKQGFGHNWFEDGSYYEGDFCRNKRHGYGRMWHCNGDYYEGAWKDDFYHGMGLLVKENGNKYEGQFIKGKKEGYGTFYHIITGQEQRGFWTNDWFINGTMTDADFRQSAIRPTSYPIPELKVITDINNSQDTSETVYDNKEAESFFTEPFCKRASKRIIPNICVSINTCPCLNSVL; from the exons atgaaatcTCTGATAAATGTTACAATGCCTTTTTTAGGACCCATTAAAACTTCATACATTAAACAGAGAATAGGGAGCTCGAAAAGAAATGGTTTGCGTTATGCCATTTTTAGCCCTCAAAGCAAAGGACTTTTCAAAAGTCATTACATTGGTGAATGGAAGAACGACGTAAGAGAAGGCATAGGTAAAGAAGTGGACAG aGATGGATGGATGTACAATGGTAGTTGGCTCAACAATAAAAAACATGGTTGCGGTATTTTGagcaaaatttcaaaagaagaCCATACTATTCATCGATATTATATTGGCCAATGGGTGGCTGGAAAAAAGCAAGGATTCGGGCATAACTGGTTCGAAGATGGTTCTTACTATGAAGGTGACTTCTGTCGAAATAAACGACATGGTTATGGCCGTATGTGGCATTGTAATGGAGATTATTACGAGGGCGCTTGGAAGGATGATTTTTACCATGGCATGGGATTACTCGTTAAAG AAAATGGCAACAAATATGAGGGTCAGTTTATTAAGGGCAAGAAAGAAGGTTACGGCACATTTTATCACATAATTACCGGTCAAGAGCAGCGTGGTTTCTGGACAAACGATTGGTTCATAAACGGAACCATGACAGATGCAGATTTTCGACAATCTGCAATTCGTCCAACATCATATCCTATTCCGGAA CTGAAAGTGATAACGGATATTAACAATTCTCAAGATACTTCGGAAACTGTATATGATAACAAAGAGGCGGAATCCTTTTTCACTGAACCTTTTTGTAAGAGAGCATCGAAGCGTATAATTCCGAATATATGCGTGTCCATAAACACGTGCCCTTGTTTAAATTCCGTTTTATGA
- the LOC139998376 gene encoding zinc finger CCHC domain-containing protein 8 homolog → MNSTITINDTDEEVIDLDSSQDIINITDNDQSECSIEKNSLPNNNADKMDVTNNYMDNNKNASTMETCDNESTSTPLLKVMFRDENIAWQYSKRIKVFLEELVSSKIKCQENDNGLTLEVWDNDTDSISQSIDITTGSDDSQDIICDTLFTVDKQPRPGDDFDVPSYSRKYVLCDNVIDDTKFESSKYPGGNSQRFTCFNCLGNHNLRDCTEPRNYTTIDANRKNFNMKANSKGVRYHLGNNHRFDHIIPGQLSNNLRNALGLRSNELPRHIYRMRKLGYPPGWLEEARLQHSGLSLFNSDGIAEEDPNDELGHIVEERDRDQYDVKKIYDFPGFNVPAPPGTWDEDGKYSVSTMLSIHSKQRMLSNLKGRTADDGYKRKKLKVFNNTSKDSPIPEPTEMEIEDVEDSAVECVPTNGLFIPPLPRDSPVKPPEPLLPQESSANPSEPLLLQPTSISEDSDYHSQELQFSETLEDTTSPSLRANSPSLSELENIKKQLLVELQKSNSDISSKSNSSNSVSKSDMPPPSNEITPESNRIRQNGINTSHGSVKSIDFGTPVLQSTSPYSKLPPSEKFSKNICNLINFENLPDSTGKYEQMTGVLQKVRHTLAKLHQE, encoded by the exons ATGAATTCAACGATTACCATTAACGACACCGACGAAGAGGTGATTGATTTAGACTCAAGCCAAGATATTATCAATATTACTGACAATGACCAAAGTGAATGTTCAATTGAGAAAAATTCATTACCGAACAACAATGCGGATAAAATGGACGTAACCAATAATTACatggataataataaaaatgcatCTACAATGGAAACTTGCGATAATGAGAGTACATCGACACCACTTTTGAAGGTTATGTTTCGAGATGAAAACATTGCAtg gCAATAtagtaaaagaataaaagtgTTTCTAGAGGAGTTAGTATCTTCCAAGATTAAATGTCAAGAAAATGATAATGgtttaacgttagaagtttGGGATAATGATACTGACTCTATAAGTCAATCTATCGATATTACGACAGGGAGTGATGATAGTCAGGATATAATATGCGATACATTATTTACTGTAGATAAACAGCCAAGACCTGGAGATGACTTTGATGTTCCATCTTATAGTAGG aaatatgtattatgtgATAATGTGATTGATGATACAAAATTCGAGTCAAGTAAATATCCAGGGGGTAACTCACAAAGGTTTACGTGTTTTAATTGTTTGGGAAATCATAATTTACGAGATTGTACAGAACCACGAAATTATACTACTATAGATGCAAAtcgaaaaaatttcaatatgaaAGCAAATTCAAAAGGTGTTAGATATCATTTGGGAAATAATCATAGATTTGATCATATAATCCCTGGTCAATTAAGTAACAATTTACGTAATGCACTAGGTCTCAGAAGTAATGAATTACCTAGACATATATAtag AATGAGGAAGCTTGGCTATCCTCCAGGATGGTTAGAGGAGGCACGTTTGCAACACTCTGGTTTGTCCCTATTCAATTCTGATGGCATTGCAGAAGAAGATCCTAATGATGAACTAGGACATATCGTTgaagaaagagacagagatcAATAtgatgtaaaaaaaatatatgactTTCCTGGTTTCAATGTACCAGCTCCACCTGGTACCTGGGAT GAGGATGGGAAATATTCCGTATCAACAATGTTGTCTATTCATAGCAAACAAAGAATGTTGTCAAACTTAAAAGGAAGAACGGCAGACGATGGATATAAGAGAAAAAAACTCaaagtttttaataatacatcaAAAGACAGTCCAATTCCAGAACCTACTGAAATGGAAATCGAGGATGTAGAAG ATAGTGCGGTAGAGTGTGTACCTACTAATGGACTGTTTATACCACCGTTGCCACGGGACTCTCCTGTAAAACCACCAGAACCGCTATTACCACAAGAATCTTCTGCAAATCCATCAGAACCACTATTATTACAACCAACATCAATATCTGAGGATTCAGATTATCATTCTCAAGAATTACAATTTTCTGAAACATTA GAAGATACTACATCGCCTTCTTTACGAGCGAATTCTCCGTCATTATCCGAATTGGAGAACATAAAAAAGCAACTACTTGTAGAACTCCAGAAATCAAACTCAGATATTTCATCAAAAAGCAATTCTTCGAATTCAGTATCAAAATCTGATATGCCACCACCTAGTAATGAGATTACTCCAGAATCAAATCGTATCCGTCAAAATGGAATTAATACAAGTCATGGAAGTGTGAAGTCTATTGATTTTGGTACACCTGTATTACAAAGTACGTCTCCGTATAGCAAATTGCCACCAtctgaaaaattttcaaaaaatatttgcaatttaattaattttgagaaCTTACCTGATTCGACAGGTAAGTATGAACAAATGACTGGAGTTTTGCAAAAAGTAAGACATACATTAGCAAAGCTTCATCAAGAATAA